The genomic stretch TTCTAACTGTTGTGTAACAGTATAGaggttggttcttgattagtcagagtgtcaaaggttacaggggaaagggaggaagagggataataaattagccatgatagaatggcagggcagcctcgatggactgaatggcctaattctgcccaaTATATCTTATTGTTTACAAAAAAAAGCTTATGGTACACAAAGATTTCAAAAAATATGAAgaaaagtatttttttaaaactattaACATACTGCAACAAATAGACGAATATTGTTTCCTTTGTATGTATATTTACGCAATTAAAATTATTATACTTATTTAATAAAACACTAATTTTAATCTCCCTGTGCGCAATTTATTTCATAATCCCCAATGACTGCCAGGAATTCTATTTGGCTCTCGAGGCTCCCGGTCCACATTCCAGAAGGAATCCGGGGCGGGTCTTGCACCCAGCCCTGTGAGCCCTATATTAAAAGTGGTCGAGGCAGCCGATTGAACATCTTTTGTTGGTTAATCCTTCCGAGTTGGCGGGGGTCTGAGCGCAGCAGAAGAAGCAGGCACCGGGGAGAGGAGGGAAAGTGCGTCTGAGGATACACTCCTCTTATATACACTCGCTCATTCTCTGTGCAAGCAGTGGAGTGAGGTGCAGATAGGAAGCGGGACTAGTCCTACTTATTCGTTTATTATTCTAGATCAGTGAATTAAAAGCAACGGCAAAGAAAGGAGGGGAAAGTATTTATATTTCTATACTGTTGCTGTGCATTTAACGGGTAAGTTGGAAAtgtgttttaattttaaaataaccGGGGTAAAGTTGCAATGGGACGGGGCATGCAGTGACTTGTGGTTGCTTGGAGGGTTGTGTGTTTAGTTTCCCTAGCTCTGTCACGTTTTGATTCGGgtttttctttaatttttttgcattccatttattttctgcattttaATGATATCTTTCTTACTTTCCTCCCCATGCGAAGAGCGATGGCCGAGCGCATGATGATGAGCCACGGGCGATTTCCCGAAGGAGTCAACGGGTTACCGGTCCGGCGAATGGCTATGAACCCTTATGCCCAGCACCAGCACTCTTACGGCGGCCTGATGGGCGAGCATCCGGCCGTCGGGTCTTTGTTGCACTACCCGGGGGGCAGTAATGTGAACTCCGGCAACGGGGCAATGAGGCACGGACTGGTCCCCGGGGTGAGGCAGCCCCCGGTGGCTCACTTGGGCAGCGTGTCTCCCCAGAGCATCAGGTACGCCTCCGGGCAGCAGCAACAGCAGCAGCCGCCTCCAAACCCTGCACATCCCCAGTACATGGGACCGCCGGTGTCCGGGAACAGTCCGGCCGCTCAGCTCGCAGCCAGCATGCACTTGCAAAAATTGACCAGTCAGTACTACGGCCACCAGCATCACTACAACCTTACGGAGCTGCACAACCCGGGCAGCGCAATCCAGCAGCAGCAGTGCGCCGAGATTCGGCACCACAGCCCTTCTCTGCCACCCAACCATCACATGTCCGCTGCAATACTGCCCCCCAATGTCATAGACACGGATTTTATCGACGAAGAGGTGCTGATGTCCCTGGTGATTGAGTTGGGCTTGGATCGCATCAAAGAACTTCCCGAACTGTGGCTGGGCCAGAACGAGTTCGACTTCATGACCGAGTTTGTTTGTAAACAGCAGCCCAGCCGAGTGAGCTGTTGAGGAGAGTGTGTTCGGAAAGAATTtaacaaaatgcaaaaaaaaaaagacttCCAGTGATCTAACAATATTTGCAACCACACcagagagattttttttaaattactgttTCACCCACTGAGTGTTGGTGATTTGTTTTGTATCATCGTGTTTGATCAGAGTCGCGGCACATGTAACCAGTTCTAGAAGCAACTACTGTTTCGTTTTAAATGATTTGTTATTTTTTCATCTTCATTTGAAACCAAAAGCCAAAACATTCGCGTGAAAACTGGGCCCCTTGATCTCAAGCCCCATCCACCATTTGAAGGAGGGGTTGGGGGCGGTGGTGATGTAAGGGCTTGTGAAGCATTTGGTGGGATTCTTACAAAAAGAAAGTTGGTTactctttttctttttaaaaggaaaaatcacTTGCTTTGTATGCAAAGTCTGTCGTGGGcatgagggggagagaggaaaatGTTTCTTGAGTGATTTGAAACAGCATTGGTAAGGTTAGAAAAATTACGGGATGTGACTATATATTGGTTTCGGACCTCTTCTACAAAGAATCCTGTCTTTAACAGAAAATCCTGTAACTTAAAACTTAATGACAATGGCCTTTCACACAAAGACAACATTCCTTTGGGCCTGATTTCCCTGCCTCCCTCTGGTTTTGTGAATGTTTGGACAGTTTCAGgctggaatgtgtgtgtgtgtactggtGTGCTCGAGTGTGGGGGTGAAAAAAATCCCaaaagtttctttttttttaaaaaatacttaaTGTTTCTTTGTTTACTTGCCACAACACTGCTGGTTTACAGTTTACAATGATGTTCTGTATTGAAGCCATGAggtgtggggtgggaggggtgccGGGGAGAGAGATAAAACATGGACAGTATTTTTTTACAAACGTAAATATTGCagaaaatgtgtgtgtgttttcttaaTTTATTATTCAATGCTTTCTTTATTTTGAGAAGGTTATAATAAAGACCCTGGATATAATGGTAACTTGTAAGTGATCCAATCCTTTGTCAGAATTCCTGTCTTTTAAAGGCTGACGTTCTGCGTGGAGTTATTGAGCAACTTTTTTGCTGGCTGtggaggtggggggaagggaagggaagggacacCAAACAAGAAGGCTGAAAGGGGCACGGCCAGAAGAACTTGGTTTACAAACTGCTCGTCGCAAGCAAGCCATCTTCTGGTTGCTTTCTATTGGATTTGTTTGCCCCACTCATTTCGGGGAAGAGGCTACCTAACatctacaccaggaccaccagagtcGGTTACTttacccaagcagtaaggctggccGACAAcaccaaccctcccccccccccccttctctacCCCTCCACAACACTACtttgtcatttcctgtcagtcaccttgtgtacagatgTTACTGTATCTAATGCCACTTGTGGATatgcaatctatgtatataagctatatttattgcattctttatcttgttttttttgttttgcatcagatccagagtaacaattattttcttctcctttacacttgtgtgctggaacTAGCATTAAACTCTCTTGCATCTTGGGAACTAAAGACTAGGGAACACATTTGCTTAAAAACTGTATCCCTGGTCTCAAAACTGAGAGGGTCAGAACAAAATAACATTCTTCCTTGGATTGGCTGAAGGGTTAAATCTCTCCTCATGGCTTTATTAACATGcttggggtgggggaggtgtgagAGAACTCTTAAGGTTACAAAATGATCCATTAACAGAACATCTTGGCTGTTGAGTGTGCCTGACCCTTTGTGTGCTGCTAGCCTGTGTTTGTTTAATTTATAATGTCGTTGAGTGCAGTCCAGTCATTGTCTATCCTatggatagtgtagttgtccatCCACCTTAAAGTCCAGTGCTGACGTTTCTGCACCATCGGCTGGCCCCAATTTACAATGTGCAggggagcaaattcaaaaatcggaggtgcaaagggacttggaagtcctcgtgcagtattccctaaaggttaacttgtaggttgagtaaGGAAGGCAACTGCCAAGATAACATCCATATTGAGAGGgctagaataaaaaagcaaggatgtaacgctgagCCTTTACAAGGCATTAGTCAAACAGCACCTGGAGTACAGTCAGCAGTTTTGGGGTCCCTTATCTAACGTGCTCCACGAGATAAGAGGAGGTTCATGGAAATGATCTAAATGGTTCAaggtatgaaagggttaacatacctagagtttagaagaatgatggggggagGGTGTAATTGAAaacctattgaaaggcctagatagtgtatgtggagtggatgtttcctgtagtagataggtctaggaccagagggtacagcttctgagtaaaaggatgtccctttaggacagagatgaggagaaatttctttagcaaagagggcagagaatctgtggaattcattgctgtggaTGGCTGTTGagaccaagccattgggtatatttagagcagaagttgatagattcttgattattaaggatgtcaaCAGTtgcgggaagaaggcaggagaatggggactTTCCCTAAGCAGCAAGGCTTGTCAACATCTCTACTCACCCACCCCCacaccactattttatcatttcctgtcagatttcCCTTGTATACACCTGTGTCTGGTATCACCTTATGGACATTCTGCAAGTGTGGCCATgactctggtgccaacatagtgtgcccacaactcactaactctaacccatggaatgtggcaggaaactggagcatccggctGAAATACGCAAAGTCATGAGGAGAACAGACAAGCTCCTCACAAACAACAGCGAGAATTGAACCCCAACTGCTGGTACTGTaacagtgttatgctaaccacatCGCCCTTGTGTGAGTGATTGGTAACCAGTGAATTTGGATTTTAATGTTTTTATCTTGCCATGAGAGTGGAGACTTGTTTTGTTGCTGCTTAGACTAGCCTGACCAGGGAAATAAGTTTGAATATCGCTTGGGGTGTTCCTTTCATTGAAAATTCATTTGTTTGTTTTGTGGACCTTTTCAAATATTGCACTGAATGTCAACACTGAGTGTTGCTTGTCAGTGGCTTTTCTCTATTGCATTGGGATGGGGAATGGAG from Hemitrygon akajei chromosome 7, sHemAka1.3, whole genome shotgun sequence encodes the following:
- the cited2 gene encoding cbp/p300-interacting transactivator 2, giving the protein MAERMMMSHGRFPEGVNGLPVRRMAMNPYAQHQHSYGGLMGEHPAVGSLLHYPGGSNVNSGNGAMRHGLVPGVRQPPVAHLGSVSPQSIRYASGQQQQQQPPPNPAHPQYMGPPVSGNSPAAQLAASMHLQKLTSQYYGHQHHYNLTELHNPGSAIQQQQCAEIRHHSPSLPPNHHMSAAILPPNVIDTDFIDEEVLMSLVIELGLDRIKELPELWLGQNEFDFMTEFVCKQQPSRVSC